A stretch of the Archangium violaceum genome encodes the following:
- a CDS encoding ATP-binding domain-containing protein — MSNTVGELPAHARFIIAEEEELLGRVMASVEAARQRSGSRKQESQGLVAQLQVLRDEAATAPVADLPHLLHQMNQARALLERQQTAQLPEINAPYFAHLRVDGPAGVRDYLLGRTSFADASADVRIIDWRFAPVARVFYRYGEGDAYEEWFGERLSEGTVEVRRLVVIERGRLTRIQSGTLVLVRTPEGAWRMMGAGPASQLEGGGAGTAVRPGQLGIGEGTSRREGALDVTALLDAEQFEAVSVAADQPLLVLGSAGSGKTTVALHRLAKIAFDEHAEYPESRMKVIVPEEGLARLSRRLLAPLGLGKVSVETLDDWAATAARVSFGAKAIKLWEDTPPLVAKLKRHPALRRALAARLGVLKSSATTLPGLRKRLAEVFTERRFLEGVVSYSNGDLPLTAVDETVRHSMLQIATPLSRELEGVDPDRLQTLDGKSLESDTPDELAGTLDLEDLPLLLFLRAQSGSLGAVGRLVHVVLDEVEDFSLFELFVVGKLLGEARSCTLAGDEMQQTSTSFAGWPAVLTELGVRDAATCRLQVSYRCPRPVTELARKVLGSQATTAAPQAGREGAPVGLHHFPDEAQAHLFIGEALRDLLEREPHASVAVIASSPDQARAFHRVVADMSWARLVLEGDFSFEPGVDVTDVDNVKGLEFDYVVIPDATARAYPAHDEARRRLHIAITRTSHQLWIVSAGVRSPLLAGV; from the coding sequence ATGAGCAACACTGTCGGAGAACTCCCCGCGCACGCGCGGTTCATCATCGCGGAGGAGGAGGAGCTCCTGGGCCGTGTGATGGCCTCCGTGGAGGCCGCGAGGCAGCGGAGCGGCAGTCGCAAGCAGGAGTCGCAGGGCCTGGTGGCCCAGTTGCAGGTACTGCGTGACGAGGCGGCGACCGCCCCCGTGGCGGACCTCCCGCACCTGCTCCATCAGATGAACCAGGCGCGCGCCCTCCTGGAGCGTCAGCAGACGGCCCAATTGCCGGAGATCAACGCGCCGTACTTCGCGCACCTGCGCGTGGATGGACCCGCGGGTGTCCGGGACTACCTGCTGGGCCGGACGAGCTTCGCGGACGCGTCCGCCGACGTGCGCATCATCGACTGGCGCTTCGCTCCGGTGGCCCGGGTCTTCTATCGATATGGAGAGGGAGACGCCTACGAGGAGTGGTTCGGCGAGCGGCTGTCCGAGGGCACCGTCGAGGTGCGGCGGCTGGTGGTCATCGAGCGCGGGCGGCTGACCCGCATCCAGTCCGGCACGCTCGTGCTCGTGCGTACCCCCGAGGGTGCCTGGCGGATGATGGGCGCGGGGCCCGCCTCCCAGCTCGAGGGCGGTGGAGCGGGGACGGCGGTACGTCCGGGCCAGCTCGGAATAGGGGAGGGCACTTCCCGGCGCGAGGGGGCGCTCGATGTGACGGCACTGCTCGACGCCGAACAGTTCGAGGCCGTGAGCGTGGCGGCGGACCAGCCGCTGCTCGTCCTGGGGAGCGCGGGCAGCGGGAAGACGACGGTCGCCCTGCACCGGCTCGCGAAGATCGCCTTCGACGAGCACGCGGAGTACCCCGAGTCGCGGATGAAGGTCATCGTGCCGGAGGAGGGCCTGGCGCGGCTCTCGCGGCGGTTGCTCGCGCCGCTCGGCCTGGGGAAGGTGTCCGTCGAGACGTTGGATGACTGGGCGGCCACGGCCGCGCGCGTCTCGTTCGGCGCCAAGGCCATCAAACTGTGGGAGGACACGCCTCCACTGGTGGCGAAACTCAAGCGTCACCCGGCGCTGCGCCGCGCGCTCGCGGCCCGGCTGGGCGTGCTCAAGTCGTCCGCCACCACCCTGCCGGGCCTGCGCAAGCGGCTCGCCGAGGTCTTCACGGAGCGGCGTTTCCTGGAGGGCGTCGTCTCCTATTCGAATGGAGATCTCCCGCTCACGGCCGTCGACGAGACGGTGCGGCACTCGATGCTGCAGATCGCCACGCCCCTCTCTCGCGAGCTCGAGGGGGTGGATCCGGACCGCCTCCAGACGCTCGATGGAAAGTCCCTGGAGAGCGACACGCCCGACGAGCTGGCCGGCACGTTGGACCTGGAGGATCTCCCGCTGCTGCTGTTCCTGCGCGCCCAGAGTGGGAGCCTGGGCGCCGTGGGGCGGCTGGTGCACGTCGTGCTGGACGAGGTGGAGGATTTCTCCCTCTTCGAGCTGTTCGTGGTGGGCAAGCTGCTCGGCGAGGCGAGGAGCTGCACGCTCGCTGGAGACGAGATGCAGCAGACCTCGACGAGCTTCGCGGGGTGGCCGGCGGTGCTCACGGAGCTCGGCGTCCGCGACGCGGCCACCTGCCGGCTCCAGGTGTCCTACCGTTGCCCGAGGCCGGTGACGGAGCTGGCGCGCAAGGTGTTGGGCTCGCAGGCCACCACCGCGGCCCCCCAGGCGGGCCGGGAGGGAGCGCCGGTGGGGTTGCACCACTTCCCGGACGAGGCCCAGGCGCACCTCTTCATCGGCGAGGCGCTGAGGGATCTCCTGGAGCGCGAGCCCCACGCCTCCGTCGCGGTCATCGCCAGCAGTCCCGACCAGGCGCGGGCCTTCCACCGCGTCGTCGCGGACATGTCCTGGGCCCGCCTCGTGCTGGAAGGCGACTTCTCCTTCGAGCCGGGTGTCGACGTGACGGACGTGGACAACGTCAAGGGCCTGGAGTTCGACTACGTCGTCATCCCCGACGCGACGGCCCGGGCCTACCCGGCCCATGACGAGGCGCGTCGTCGTTTGCACATCGCCATTACCCGGACTTCCCATCAGCTCTGGATTGTCTCGGCTGGTGTCCGCTCGCCCCTGCTGGCCGGGGTTTGA
- a CDS encoding BsuPI-related putative proteinase inhibitor — protein MSVWTLALLVALGMATPAAAADPLAVRVFTDKGTYDRNEQALLTLEVKNTSSLYVSVSFGSGQQYDFVARDASGATLWTWSNGKTFSPYGSSKMLAPGETWSVQETWSFVDDAGSSLLDGTFSITGTYLGNYLGRSGTKSGTQDVVLQTSDPLVATFSTDKTSYSRFSSAPLYLTVTNVAAYPVTIGFQNGQLYEFSARNSSGQEVWTWSTGKTFDPAASELVLAPGESLTFNESWSFNDNSGGSVADGYYTVSGTFLGQAYGAVEPKGGESQIRVYTLF, from the coding sequence ATGTCGGTGTGGACCCTCGCCCTGCTCGTGGCCCTCGGAATGGCCACCCCGGCGGCCGCCGCGGACCCCCTGGCCGTTCGCGTCTTCACCGACAAGGGAACCTACGACCGGAACGAGCAGGCCCTGCTCACGCTCGAGGTGAAGAACACCTCCTCGCTGTACGTGAGCGTCTCCTTCGGCAGTGGCCAGCAGTACGACTTCGTGGCGCGCGATGCCAGCGGCGCCACGCTGTGGACCTGGTCGAATGGCAAGACCTTCAGCCCCTACGGCTCCAGCAAGATGCTGGCCCCGGGCGAGACCTGGAGCGTCCAGGAGACCTGGAGCTTCGTCGACGACGCGGGGAGCTCGCTGCTCGATGGCACCTTCTCCATCACGGGAACCTACCTGGGCAACTACCTGGGACGCAGCGGCACCAAGTCGGGCACGCAGGACGTCGTCCTGCAGACCTCGGATCCCCTCGTGGCGACGTTCTCCACCGACAAGACCTCGTACTCGAGGTTCTCGTCCGCCCCCCTGTACCTGACGGTCACCAACGTGGCCGCCTACCCGGTGACGATCGGCTTCCAGAACGGGCAGCTGTACGAGTTCAGCGCCAGGAACTCCAGCGGGCAGGAGGTGTGGACCTGGTCCACCGGGAAGACCTTCGATCCGGCGGCCTCGGAGCTCGTGCTCGCCCCCGGTGAGTCCCTGACGTTCAACGAGTCGTGGTCGTTCAACGACAATAGCGGGGGTAGCGTCGCGGACGGGTACTACACCGTGAGCGGGACCTTCCTGGGCCAGGCCTACGGCGCGGTCGAGCCCAAGGGCGGAGAGAGTCAGATCCGCGTGTACACGCTGTTCTGA
- a CDS encoding TIGR02265 family protein, giving the protein MEERPQLLARLARCKQEHRVPGMFLGSVLVSADALGADIGELARRQIADGERLVESYRYPVSWMLGMLDIIGQTAVVRGGTYGEALYKCGRDAGLAYIRSSVGRMRALVASASGLHRTLEGIPSAVSLAVNFGDVSYRRLSPCSGELIFKQDLIGISWNTGMVVASTAAALGRGPDELKFESIPTDEDASSFLLRICW; this is encoded by the coding sequence ATGGAGGAGCGCCCACAGCTGCTCGCACGGTTGGCCAGGTGCAAGCAGGAGCACCGGGTCCCCGGCATGTTCCTGGGGTCGGTGCTCGTGTCGGCGGATGCGCTCGGCGCGGACATCGGCGAGCTCGCGCGGCGGCAGATCGCCGATGGTGAGCGGCTGGTGGAGAGCTACCGCTATCCGGTGTCGTGGATGCTGGGGATGCTCGACATCATCGGGCAGACGGCGGTGGTTCGTGGGGGCACCTACGGTGAGGCCCTCTACAAGTGCGGGCGGGATGCGGGGCTCGCCTATATCCGGAGCTCCGTGGGCCGGATGAGGGCCCTGGTGGCCTCCGCGTCCGGACTGCACCGCACCCTGGAGGGTATCCCGAGCGCGGTCTCGCTGGCGGTGAACTTCGGTGACGTCTCCTACCGCCGGCTGAGCCCCTGCTCCGGTGAGCTCATCTTCAAGCAGGACCTGATTGGCATCTCCTGGAACACGGGCATGGTGGTGGCCAGCACCGCCGCGGCCCTGGGGCGGGGACCGGATGAGCTGAAATTCGAGTCCATCCCGACGGACGAGGACGCCAGCAGTTTCCTTCTCCGCATCTGCTGGTAG